Within Pirellulales bacterium, the genomic segment GCGCAAGGATCTGCTCGCGATCCACCGTCGCGGCCAGCCCCAAATCCTTGGGTCGAAAATCCTCGCTGTTCGGATCCCCGCCGGGCACGAGCGGATCGAAGCGGCGGCCCAAAGCGCCCGCGTTCTGCCCCGAACGGAACTGGCCGTTGACGATCAAATACTGCGGCACCAGGACGTACGGCGGTGCCGGGCAGAGAGGCCTGGCAACTGCCGCCACCGACGACCCCAGGTGCGGATGATCTTCGCGCGTGCTGTTATCCGCCAGGTTCTGCGCGCGCGGATATTCCCGACCGGTGGTCATTTGGTAGGCGCCGCTGGGATGTCCCGTATCCGTGTGAGACATCGAGCGTACGACCAGCAGTTTGTCGGCCTGGCGCGCCAGTCGCGGCAGATGTTCGGCGAAGCGCATCCCCGGCACTACCGTGTCGATCGGTCGAAATTCGCCGCGGATTTCCACCGGGGCGTCGGGCTTCAGATCGAACGTATCGAGATGCGAGGGCCCACCTTTAAGCCAAATCAGGATGCAGCTCTTGGCGCGGCCGAAGGATGAAACTTCGTTCGGTGCCCGGGAATTCGCCCGCAACCGGCCGCGCAGCAGGTCAGCCAGGGAGAGACCAAATAGTGACGCTGTGCCGAAGGCCAGTGCCTGCCGGCGCGTGGGGCGCGGGATGTTTGCAGCGTAATCCGATCGCGGCATCGGCGGCAAACTCCAAAAAATCTCCTGACTAGGAAAACGCACACGATCCGCAGGACGCATAAGCGCATCCTGGTGGTTTGCCGATGGATCGTCAAGTAAATTCAAATGGCTGCGCTTCCATCGCAGGCCCGATAACTCGATCAGCATTGAACTTTTCATGGCCAAACCCACCGACATTCGCCTGCGGGAACTGAGCAGTTCGACCGAGCGATTCGCCTACCGC encodes:
- a CDS encoding DUF1501 domain-containing protein, which gives rise to MPRSDYAANIPRPTRRQALAFGTASLFGLSLADLLRGRLRANSRAPNEVSSFGRAKSCILIWLKGGPSHLDTFDLKPDAPVEIRGEFRPIDTVVPGMRFAEHLPRLARQADKLLVVRSMSHTDTGHPSGAYQMTTGREYPRAQNLADNSTREDHPHLGSSVAAVARPLCPAPPYVLVPQYLIVNGQFRSGQNAGALGRRFDPLVPGGDPNSEDFRPKDLGLAATVDREQILARRALLTSLNEVRADLRRDPSIIDFNGCHAQAFNLLAGGTSRQAFDIAAEPATLRDRYGRTQLGQSTLLARRLIEAGVGLVHVNCMSSILEPNCTWDSHKDNFNILKDHRLPPADAAIAALLEELHQRGMLDETLVVVAGEFGRTPKVNSGAGRDHWPNAFTVLLAGAGLPGGTYYGATDKYGAYPSERPISPARLAATIFHALGIDPSTELTVSAGRRWRLADEPPALEMWA